One stretch of Halichoerus grypus chromosome 8, mHalGry1.hap1.1, whole genome shotgun sequence DNA includes these proteins:
- the MORF4L1 gene encoding mortality factor 4-like protein 1 isoform X3, with the protein MRGAAPGKKTSGLQQKNVEVKTKKNKQKTPGNGDGGSTSETPPPPRKKRARVDPTVENEETFMNRVEVKVKIPEELKPWLVDDWDLITRQKQLFYLPAKKNVDSILEDYANYKKSRGNTDNKEYAVNEVVAGIKEYFNVMLGTQLLYKFERPQYAEILADHPDAPMSQVYGAPHLLRLFVRIGAMLAYTPLDEKSLALLLNYLHDFLKYLAKNSATLFSASDYEVAPPEYHRKAV; encoded by the exons ATGAGAGGGGCTGCCCCCGGAAAGAAGACATCTGGTCTGCAACAGAAAAATGTTGAAGT gaaaaccaaaaagaacaaacagaaaa CACCTGGAAATGGGGACGGTGGCAGCACCAGCGAGACCCCTCCGCCTCCTCGCAAGAAAAGGGCCCGCGTGGATCCCACTGTGGAGAAT GAGGAAACATTCATGAACAGAGTTGAAGTGAAAGTGAAGATTCCTGAAGAGCTAAAACCATGGCTTGTCGATGATTGGGACTTAATTACCCGACAAAAACAG ctCTTTTATCTTCCTGCCAAGAAGAATGTGGATTCCATTCTAGAGGATTATGCAAATTACAAGAAATCTCGAGGAAACACAGATAATAA GGAGTATGCTGTTAATGAGGTTGTGGCAGGAATAAAGGAATACTTCAATGTGATGTTGGGCACTCAGCTACTCTACAAATTTGAGAGACCACAGTATGCGGAGATTTTAGCGGATCACCCGGATGCACCCATGTCCCAGGTGTATGGAGCACCACATCTACTGAGATTATTTG TACGAATCGGAGCGATGTTGGCCTATACTCCTCTGGATGAGAAAAGCCTTGCATTGTTGCTAAATTATCTTCATGATTTCCTAAA ataCCTGGCAAAGAATTCGGCAACCTTGTTTAGTGCCAGCGATTATGAAGTGGCTCCTCCTGAGTACCATCGGAAGGCCGTGTGA
- the MORF4L1 gene encoding mortality factor 4-like protein 1 isoform X2, producing MAPKQDPKPKFQEGERVLCFHGPLLYEAKCVKVAIKDKQVKYFIHYSGWNKNWDEWVPESRVLKYVDTNLQKQRELQKANQEQYAEGKMRGAAPGKKTSGLQQKNVEVKTKKNKQKTPGNGDGGSTSETPPPPRKKRARVDPTVENEETFMNRVEVKVKIPEELKPWLVDDWDLITRQKQLFYLPAKKNVDSILEDYANYKKSRGNTDNKEYAVNEVVAGIKEYFNVMLGTQLLYKFERPQYAEILADHPDAPMSQVYGAPHLLRLFVRIGAMLAYTPLDEKSLALLLNYLHDFLKYLAKNSATLFSASDYEVAPPEYHRKAV from the exons ATGGCGCCGAAGCAGGACCCGAAGCCCAAATTCCAGGAGG gTGAACGAGTGCTGTGCTTTCATGGGCCTCTTCTTTATGAAGCAAAG tgtgtAAAGGTTGCCATAAAGGACAAGCAAGTGAAATACTTTATACATTACAGTGGTTGGAATAAAAA ttGGGATGAATGGGTTCCAGAAAGCAGAGTACTCAAATACGTGGATACCAATTTGCAGAAACAGCGAGAACTCCAAAAAGCCAATCA gGAGCAGTATGCAGAGGGGAAGATGAGAGGGGCTGCCCCCGGAAAGAAGACATCTGGTCTGCAACAGAAAAATGTTGAAGT gaaaaccaaaaagaacaaacagaaaa CACCTGGAAATGGGGACGGTGGCAGCACCAGCGAGACCCCTCCGCCTCCTCGCAAGAAAAGGGCCCGCGTGGATCCCACTGTGGAGAAT GAGGAAACATTCATGAACAGAGTTGAAGTGAAAGTGAAGATTCCTGAAGAGCTAAAACCATGGCTTGTCGATGATTGGGACTTAATTACCCGACAAAAACAG ctCTTTTATCTTCCTGCCAAGAAGAATGTGGATTCCATTCTAGAGGATTATGCAAATTACAAGAAATCTCGAGGAAACACAGATAATAA GGAGTATGCTGTTAATGAGGTTGTGGCAGGAATAAAGGAATACTTCAATGTGATGTTGGGCACTCAGCTACTCTACAAATTTGAGAGACCACAGTATGCGGAGATTTTAGCGGATCACCCGGATGCACCCATGTCCCAGGTGTATGGAGCACCACATCTACTGAGATTATTTG TACGAATCGGAGCGATGTTGGCCTATACTCCTCTGGATGAGAAAAGCCTTGCATTGTTGCTAAATTATCTTCATGATTTCCTAAA ataCCTGGCAAAGAATTCGGCAACCTTGTTTAGTGCCAGCGATTATGAAGTGGCTCCTCCTGAGTACCATCGGAAGGCCGTGTGA
- the MORF4L1 gene encoding mortality factor 4-like protein 1 isoform X1: MAPKQDPKPKFQEGERVLCFHGPLLYEAKCVKVAIKDKQVKYFIHYSGWNKKSAVRPRRSEKTLKTREDIVALFPVPEGAPSVHHPLLTSSWDEWVPESRVLKYVDTNLQKQRELQKANQEQYAEGKMRGAAPGKKTSGLQQKNVEVKTKKNKQKTPGNGDGGSTSETPPPPRKKRARVDPTVENEETFMNRVEVKVKIPEELKPWLVDDWDLITRQKQLFYLPAKKNVDSILEDYANYKKSRGNTDNKEYAVNEVVAGIKEYFNVMLGTQLLYKFERPQYAEILADHPDAPMSQVYGAPHLLRLFVRIGAMLAYTPLDEKSLALLLNYLHDFLKYLAKNSATLFSASDYEVAPPEYHRKAV, translated from the exons ATGGCGCCGAAGCAGGACCCGAAGCCCAAATTCCAGGAGG gTGAACGAGTGCTGTGCTTTCATGGGCCTCTTCTTTATGAAGCAAAG tgtgtAAAGGTTGCCATAAAGGACAAGCAAGTGAAATACTTTATACATTACAGTGGTTGGAATAAAAA AAGTGCTGTGAGGCCCAGGCGCTCTGAAAAAACTTTGAAGACACGTGAGGATATTGTAGCCCTTTTTCCTGTTCCTGAAGGAGCTCCCTCAGTACACCACCCCCTCCTGACCTCTAG ttGGGATGAATGGGTTCCAGAAAGCAGAGTACTCAAATACGTGGATACCAATTTGCAGAAACAGCGAGAACTCCAAAAAGCCAATCA gGAGCAGTATGCAGAGGGGAAGATGAGAGGGGCTGCCCCCGGAAAGAAGACATCTGGTCTGCAACAGAAAAATGTTGAAGT gaaaaccaaaaagaacaaacagaaaa CACCTGGAAATGGGGACGGTGGCAGCACCAGCGAGACCCCTCCGCCTCCTCGCAAGAAAAGGGCCCGCGTGGATCCCACTGTGGAGAAT GAGGAAACATTCATGAACAGAGTTGAAGTGAAAGTGAAGATTCCTGAAGAGCTAAAACCATGGCTTGTCGATGATTGGGACTTAATTACCCGACAAAAACAG ctCTTTTATCTTCCTGCCAAGAAGAATGTGGATTCCATTCTAGAGGATTATGCAAATTACAAGAAATCTCGAGGAAACACAGATAATAA GGAGTATGCTGTTAATGAGGTTGTGGCAGGAATAAAGGAATACTTCAATGTGATGTTGGGCACTCAGCTACTCTACAAATTTGAGAGACCACAGTATGCGGAGATTTTAGCGGATCACCCGGATGCACCCATGTCCCAGGTGTATGGAGCACCACATCTACTGAGATTATTTG TACGAATCGGAGCGATGTTGGCCTATACTCCTCTGGATGAGAAAAGCCTTGCATTGTTGCTAAATTATCTTCATGATTTCCTAAA ataCCTGGCAAAGAATTCGGCAACCTTGTTTAGTGCCAGCGATTATGAAGTGGCTCCTCCTGAGTACCATCGGAAGGCCGTGTGA